A genomic region of Peromyscus eremicus chromosome 19, PerEre_H2_v1, whole genome shotgun sequence contains the following coding sequences:
- the Chmp1b gene encoding charged multivesicular body protein 1b, which translates to MEKHLFNLKFAAKELNRSAKKCDKEEKAEKAKIKKAIQKGNMEVARIHAENAIRQKNQGVNFLRMSARVDAVAARVQTAVTMGKVTKSMAGVVKSMDATLKTMNLEKISALMDKFEHQFETLDVQTQQMEDTMSSTTTLTTPQNQVDMLLQEMADEAGLDLNMELPQGQTGSVGMSVASAEQDELSQRLARLRDQV; encoded by the coding sequence ATGGAGAAACACCTGTTCAACCTGAAGTTCGCGGCCAAAGAACTGAACAGGAGTGCCAAAAAATGCGACAAGGAGGAAAAGGCCGAAAAGGCCAAAATTAAAAAGGCCATTCAGAAGGGCAACATGGAAGTTGCGAGGATACACGCCGAAAATGCCATCCGCCAGAAGAACCAAGGGGTGAATTTCTTGAGAATGAGTGCGCGGGTGGATGCGGTGGCTGCCCGAGTCCAGACCGCGGTGACGATGGGCAAAGTGACCAAGTCCATGGCCGGTGTGGTTAAGTCGATGGATGCGACGTTGAAGACCATGAATCTGGAGAAGATCTCTGCTTTGATGGACAAATTCGAGCACCAGTTTGAGACCCTGGACGTCCAGACGCAGCAAATGGAAGACACGATGAGCAGTACGACGACGCTGACCACTCCCCAGAACCAGGTGGATATGCTGCTCCAGGAAATGGCTGATGAGGCGGGCCTCGACCTCAACATGGAGCTGCCGCAGGGCCAGACCGGTTCCGTGGGAATGAGCGTGGCTTCGGCTGAGCAGGATGAACTGTCCCAGAGACTGGCCCGCCTTCGTGATCAAGTCTGA